One window from the genome of Anolis sagrei isolate rAnoSag1 chromosome 4, rAnoSag1.mat, whole genome shotgun sequence encodes:
- the LOC132773108 gene encoding beta-1,3-galactosyl-O-glycosyl-glycoprotein beta-1,6-N-acetylglucosaminyltransferase 7-like produces the protein MNLLEAAKSGFLICIMACILIFGFLYVRDATSKEEQDEFSELPECGSYPDELCSALFDGKGAAAQVGRLCEQHHHRREMLTCIQTPCNCSTLQKKLHFITSPLSEEERNFSLAYIITIHKELDMFIKLIRAIYLPQNIYCIHIDQKSPKDYKLAVETLVNCFENIFIASKRETVVYAGFSRLQADINCMKDLIHSKNQWNYVINLCGQDYPIKTNKEIVQYIKSKWNGKNMTPGIIQPPHMKHRTHVSYKEYAHSGKSYVYPTKQLKSDPPHNLTIYFGGAYYVLTRKFVEFTLTDTRAKDLLEWSKDTYSPDEHYWVTLNRLPDAPGATPDLTWEGNIRAIKWRDQEGKMHDGCKGLYVRDICVYGLGDLKWIAESPHLFANKFETAASPLVMECLERHFRQKVLQQAEVPLEEQWHLQGHESQHP, from the exons ATGAACCTGCTTGAGGCAGCAAAATCAGGGTTTTTGATATGCATCATGGCATGTATCCTCATATTTGGATTTCTCTATGTAAGGGATGCCACATCCAAAGAAGAGCAAGATGAATTCTCTGAATTACCAGAATGTGGCTCTTATCCAGACGAGCTCTGCTCAGCCCTCTTTGATGGGAAAGGTGCTGCTGCTCAAGTTGGCCGTTTATGCGAGCAACACCACCACAGACGAGAAATGCTTACTTGCATACAAACCCCTTGCAATTGCTCAACACTCCAGAAGAAACTCCACTTCATTACAAGTCCACTAtcggaagaagaaagaaattttTCCCTGGCATACATCATCACTATTCACAAGGAGTTAGATATGTTTATAAAGTTAATTAGAGCCATTTATCTGCCGCAGAATATTTACTGTATACACATTGATCAGAAGTCACCCAAGGATTACAAATTGGCTGTGGAAACCCTGGTTAACTGCTTTGAGAACATTTTTATTGCTTCAAAAAGAGAAACGGTGGTttatgcaggattttccagacTGCAAGCAGATATCAACTGTATGAAGGATTTGATTCATTCAAAAAATCAGTGGAATTATGTCATTAATTTATGTGGACAGGATTATCCCATCAAAACTAACAAAGAAATTgtacaatacattaaaagcaaatgGAATGGTAAAAATATGACCCCAGGAATTATTCAACCACCTCACATGAAGCACCGAACACATGTGAGTTATAAAGAATATGCACATTCAGGAAAATCTTATGTTTACCCAACGAAGCAATTGAAAAGTGATCCACCACACAATTTGACTATATATTTTGGGGGTGCCTACTATGTACTCACAAGAAAATTTGTAGAGTTTACACTGACGGATACACGTGCAAAAGATCTGCTAGAATGGTCAAAGGACACCTACAGCCCAGATGAGCATTACTGGGTCACCCTGAACCGCTTACCAG ATGCTCCAGGTGCTACACCAGATTTAACGTGGGAAGGAAACATACGAGCTATCAAGTGGCGAGATCAAGAAGGGAAAATGCATGATGGCTGCAAAG GTCTTTATGTCAGAGACATTTGTGTGTATGGGCTTGGAGACTTAAAGTGGATTGCTGAATCTCCTCATCTGTTTGCCAACAAATTTGAAACAGCAGCCTCTCCGCTTGTTATGGAATGCTTAGAGAGGCATTTCAGGCAAAAAGTACTCCAACAGGCAGAAGTCCCATTAGAAGAACAGTGGCATCTGCAAGGACATGAAAGCCAACATCCATGA